From a region of the Myxococcaceae bacterium JPH2 genome:
- a CDS encoding VWA domain-containing protein, producing the protein MTFTLPQAWILLLPLGLFLWRYGRRPGAPQWLRAVLLVLAVGALSGPELRFADAGSDVVVVVDRSRSMPSDVDRTAQELVSLVESQRRPGDRLGVVTFGREAHVEKALTDPGHLGGFLRPVDAEASDLSAALDAAGGLIPEERAGRVLVISDGRATGADARGAARRLAARGIAVDYRQVSRPEAPLDVAVVSLDVPPSVSVREPFQFSAVVHATAAVTATVRLERDGRPLVKGPFSLVPGANVLSLRDLVEEPGLARYRLVVEAPGDTVVENDRGLGVVRVEGPPRVLLLTHQPGGTLARALTASGMNVSVRTPFVVSLDDLDGVGSVVLENVDANALGERGLNALATFVDQLGGGLVMTGGRESFGEGGYRKSPVEPLLPVSLELREEQRRAAVALSVLMDCSCSMGATVPDGRTKMEVAAEGVVGALTLLNKQDEASVLMVDTEPHVIFPMKRVEEGLPVGKVARGFSGGGGIYVGEALRAGKEQILSSDKATRHVLLFADASDSTNPEDYQRVLSDLRSRNVTVSVIGLGTAKDSDAALLREVAQRGGGRIYFAEDALSLPRIFSQETIAVARATFMDEPTSMEAAPDLSLLGPLPTQGLPQLGGYNLTYLKPRANVALRTLDDSSAPVLALWSRGAGRVVAFTAEVDGPYTGELREWSSLRPTLEAMVRWTLGGGAPASQSVVRSERRGNLLRVTLDLPEGEPMPGASPTMMLVSGDGRSAPVEQTLHWEDEDRLVVEVPLSGSGTWFPLVKLGARVLRAPPVVLPYAPEFEPGGVKEGRELLVALAAVGSGVERLSMTGLFQDAPASAGLVSLAPWLVGLAIAVLLAEVTVRRFLSGPRLRKAVRATPPRTPASSPAAVWQVAAPERAKTPAVPSEAPTSSEKPAASEAKAAPAGVDSALEAARARARRRLGQ; encoded by the coding sequence ATGACCTTCACTCTTCCCCAAGCGTGGATCCTGCTGCTGCCGCTCGGACTCTTCCTGTGGCGCTACGGTCGCCGTCCGGGAGCGCCCCAATGGCTGCGGGCCGTGTTGCTGGTGCTCGCGGTGGGCGCCCTGTCTGGGCCCGAGCTGCGCTTCGCGGACGCGGGCAGCGACGTGGTGGTCGTGGTGGACCGCTCGCGCTCCATGCCGTCCGACGTGGACCGGACCGCGCAGGAACTCGTGTCGCTGGTCGAGTCCCAGCGCCGTCCGGGGGACCGCCTGGGCGTGGTCACCTTCGGTCGCGAGGCGCACGTGGAGAAGGCGCTCACGGACCCTGGGCACCTCGGCGGATTCTTGCGGCCCGTGGACGCGGAGGCCTCGGACCTGTCCGCCGCGCTCGATGCCGCGGGCGGGTTGATTCCGGAGGAGCGGGCGGGGCGCGTGCTCGTCATCTCGGATGGGCGGGCCACCGGCGCGGATGCGCGAGGCGCGGCACGGCGGCTCGCCGCGCGTGGCATCGCGGTGGACTACCGTCAGGTCTCTCGGCCCGAGGCGCCGTTGGATGTCGCGGTCGTCTCGCTGGATGTTCCGCCCTCGGTCTCCGTGCGCGAGCCGTTCCAGTTCTCCGCCGTCGTGCACGCCACCGCCGCGGTCACCGCCACCGTGCGGTTGGAGCGCGATGGTCGGCCGTTGGTGAAGGGACCATTCTCCCTCGTGCCAGGGGCGAACGTGTTGTCCTTGCGCGACCTCGTCGAGGAGCCAGGGCTCGCGCGCTATCGGCTCGTGGTGGAGGCCCCTGGCGACACGGTGGTGGAGAACGATCGGGGCCTCGGTGTGGTTCGCGTGGAGGGACCTCCGCGCGTGTTGCTGCTCACGCACCAGCCCGGCGGCACGCTGGCGCGCGCGCTCACCGCGTCAGGGATGAACGTGAGCGTGCGGACGCCGTTCGTCGTGTCGCTCGATGACCTGGATGGCGTGGGCTCGGTGGTGCTGGAGAACGTGGACGCGAACGCGCTGGGGGAGCGCGGGCTGAACGCGCTCGCGACGTTCGTGGATCAGCTCGGGGGCGGGCTGGTGATGACGGGCGGGCGTGAGAGCTTCGGCGAGGGCGGCTACCGGAAGTCACCCGTCGAGCCCCTATTGCCCGTGTCGCTGGAGCTGCGCGAGGAGCAGCGCCGGGCCGCCGTGGCGCTGAGCGTACTCATGGATTGCAGTTGCTCCATGGGCGCCACCGTCCCGGATGGGCGCACGAAGATGGAGGTGGCCGCGGAGGGCGTGGTCGGCGCGCTGACGTTGCTCAACAAGCAGGACGAGGCCTCCGTGCTGATGGTCGACACGGAGCCCCACGTCATCTTTCCGATGAAGCGCGTGGAAGAGGGGCTGCCCGTGGGCAAGGTCGCGCGCGGCTTCAGCGGGGGCGGCGGCATCTACGTGGGCGAGGCCCTGCGCGCGGGCAAGGAGCAGATATTGAGCAGCGACAAGGCGACGCGGCACGTGCTGCTCTTCGCGGACGCCTCGGACTCGACCAACCCCGAGGACTACCAGCGCGTCCTCTCGGACCTGCGCTCGCGCAACGTCACCGTGTCCGTCATCGGGCTGGGGACGGCGAAGGACTCGGACGCGGCGCTGCTGCGCGAAGTGGCTCAGCGCGGAGGTGGACGCATCTACTTCGCCGAGGACGCGCTCAGCCTTCCGCGCATCTTCAGTCAGGAGACCATCGCGGTCGCGCGCGCCACCTTCATGGACGAGCCCACGTCGATGGAGGCGGCTCCGGACCTGTCCTTGCTGGGCCCGCTGCCCACGCAAGGGCTGCCGCAGTTGGGGGGCTACAACCTCACGTACTTGAAGCCGCGCGCGAACGTGGCGCTGCGCACGCTCGATGACAGCAGCGCGCCCGTGCTGGCGCTCTGGTCGCGAGGCGCGGGTCGCGTGGTGGCGTTCACCGCGGAGGTGGATGGTCCGTACACCGGCGAGCTGCGCGAGTGGAGTTCCCTGCGCCCCACGCTGGAGGCGATGGTGCGCTGGACGCTGGGCGGTGGTGCTCCCGCGAGCCAGTCCGTGGTGCGCTCCGAGCGGCGCGGCAACCTGCTGCGCGTCACGCTGGACTTGCCCGAGGGAGAGCCGATGCCCGGAGCGAGCCCCACCATGATGCTGGTGTCGGGGGATGGGCGGAGCGCGCCCGTCGAGCAGACCCTGCACTGGGAGGACGAGGACCGCCTCGTCGTCGAAGTCCCGCTGAGCGGCAGTGGCACCTGGTTCCCGTTGGTGAAGCTGGGCGCGCGGGTGCTCCGCGCGCCGCCCGTGGTGCTGCCCTACGCGCCGGAGTTCGAGCCCGGCGGCGTGAAGGAGGGACGCGAGCTGCTGGTCGCGCTGGCGGCCGTGGGCAGTGGCGTGGAGCGTCTGTCCATGACGGGGCTCTTCCAGGATGCCCCCGCGTCGGCGGGGCTCGTCTCGCTGGCGCCGTGGCTGGTGGGGTTGGCGATTGCGGTGCTGCTGGCGGAGGTGACCGTGCGTCGTTTCCTCTCCGGACCACGGCTGCGCAAGGCCGTCCGCGCCACGCCGCCGCGCACCCCGGCCTCGTCTCCAGCGGCAGTGTGGCAAGTGGCCGCGCCGGAGCGCGCGAAGACCCCGGCCGTGCCGAGCGAAGCGCCTACGTCGTCCGAGAAGCCCGCCGCGAGCGAGGCGAAGGCCGCACCGGCCGGCGTGGACTCCGCGCTGGAAGCGGCACGGGCGCGTGCCCGCCGACGCCTGGGACAGTGA
- a CDS encoding VWA domain-containing protein: MNFGAPWGLLALGALAPLVAAYFLRRRQKPVVVSALFLWRTPRPRAEAGPRWERFTRELSLLLEVLAVVAAALFLSDVQLGESARKRHVVLVVDGSLSMSARGAQGDSVMERVRREAAKRVESESATHVTVLASGASPRVLAGPEVEPSRALSALESFQPQSADHDVLPTLRWAQELAGPGAPVHFLTDAAPVEGFGVPATVRWTALGGPRDNVALVSAQRRDEGNTATVTLRVARFGAGPSTVDLRLRAAPGPGAREGTERVEHVALPEEGATTVRLTFQGAGDVEVTLPDDALPEDGHVLLPPAPMAPLVVGLVPGLGPAERAALDRFLAVSPDVARGSSGLGIADVDVGPHGTNAKVTVGASGPLRTFVGPFFSQKGDALLDDVQLAGVRWTAGENPPGRPLIAAGDAVLVSEEEGRLHLNLDVSRSNVQRTTAWPVLWSNVLREARRRREGFPRHQLALGEPLPVVTNPGQRYALRGPLGTKPVFGAGPLTLPAPAAPGRYVLERDGDAVDATEVLALDARESDLRGRGSVDLAAKETRGSSDTGATSGRARWPLWLLLAALLADFYVTRRT; the protein is encoded by the coding sequence GTGAACTTCGGCGCGCCGTGGGGCTTGTTGGCGCTCGGGGCGCTCGCGCCGCTGGTGGCGGCGTACTTCCTGCGTCGTCGGCAGAAGCCCGTGGTGGTGAGCGCGCTCTTCTTGTGGCGCACGCCGCGTCCGCGCGCGGAGGCGGGTCCGAGGTGGGAGCGCTTCACGCGCGAACTCTCGCTGCTGCTGGAGGTGCTGGCGGTGGTGGCCGCGGCGCTGTTCCTGTCGGACGTGCAGCTGGGCGAGTCCGCGCGGAAGCGGCACGTCGTGCTCGTGGTGGATGGCAGCCTGTCCATGTCGGCGAGGGGTGCGCAGGGCGACTCGGTGATGGAGCGCGTGCGCCGGGAAGCGGCGAAGCGCGTGGAGTCCGAGTCGGCCACCCACGTGACGGTGCTCGCCAGTGGCGCATCGCCGCGCGTGCTCGCTGGTCCGGAGGTGGAGCCGTCCCGTGCGTTGTCCGCACTGGAGTCCTTCCAGCCGCAGAGCGCGGACCACGATGTTCTGCCCACGCTGCGGTGGGCGCAGGAGCTGGCCGGGCCGGGTGCGCCCGTGCATTTCCTCACGGATGCGGCGCCGGTGGAGGGCTTCGGGGTTCCGGCGACGGTGCGGTGGACGGCGCTGGGTGGGCCTCGGGACAACGTGGCGCTCGTCTCGGCGCAGCGGCGGGATGAGGGGAACACGGCGACGGTGACGCTGCGGGTGGCGCGGTTTGGCGCGGGGCCTTCGACGGTGGACCTGCGGCTGCGCGCGGCGCCTGGGCCTGGGGCTCGCGAGGGCACGGAGCGCGTGGAGCACGTGGCGCTGCCCGAAGAGGGTGCGACCACCGTGCGCCTCACCTTCCAGGGCGCGGGGGACGTGGAGGTGACGCTGCCCGACGACGCGCTGCCCGAGGACGGACACGTCCTCTTGCCGCCCGCCCCCATGGCGCCGCTGGTCGTGGGGCTCGTGCCAGGGCTGGGGCCCGCCGAGCGCGCGGCGTTGGATCGCTTCCTGGCGGTGTCTCCCGACGTGGCGCGCGGGAGCTCGGGCCTTGGGATTGCCGACGTGGACGTGGGGCCGCACGGCACGAACGCGAAGGTGACGGTGGGCGCGAGTGGCCCGCTGCGAACGTTCGTCGGTCCCTTCTTCTCCCAGAAGGGGGATGCGCTGCTCGACGACGTGCAGCTCGCGGGCGTGCGCTGGACGGCGGGAGAGAATCCGCCGGGCCGACCGCTCATCGCCGCGGGTGACGCGGTGCTGGTGTCCGAGGAGGAGGGCCGGCTGCACCTCAACCTGGACGTGTCGCGCTCCAACGTGCAGCGCACCACCGCGTGGCCCGTGCTGTGGAGCAACGTGCTGCGCGAAGCAAGGCGAAGGCGCGAAGGCTTCCCGCGTCACCAACTCGCCTTGGGTGAGCCGCTGCCGGTGGTGACGAACCCAGGCCAGCGCTACGCACTGCGCGGACCGTTGGGCACGAAGCCTGTGTTCGGCGCCGGGCCGCTGACCCTGCCTGCTCCCGCCGCGCCGGGCCGCTACGTGCTGGAGCGCGACGGCGACGCGGTGGACGCGACCGAGGTCCTGGCGCTGGATGCCCGTGAGTCCGACTTGCGCGGTCGCGGCAGCGTGGACCTCGCCGCGAAAGAGACGCGCGGTTCCTCGGACACGGGGGCGACTTCGGGGCGCGCGCGCTGGCCGCTGTGGTTGCTGTTGGCGGCGCTGCTGGCGGACTTCTACGTCACGAGGCGCACGTGA
- a CDS encoding DUF58 domain-containing protein: protein MDEAEVATLGPGLTLALPRGPHRGRVGEVRAASAGSSLELHDFRAYQPGDDLRQVDWNAVARTGDLILRVRQDEVSPRLEVVVDGSRSMALSASKEARAREVALLTTDVGARQGLSPTLWVAGARAERVQGGACRSALRTSEFDARDDLSAALARLPPLRPCGVRVVVSDFLVEVDLGALCSRFARGASALFLVQVLDAEDLDPSGGEGARLVDAESGAALEELLTESVLAAYARRFAAHQRALRAAAQRARATLLTVSAADPLGASVAGPLRALFVPGGGA from the coding sequence ATGGACGAAGCCGAGGTGGCGACGCTCGGCCCGGGGTTGACCCTGGCGCTGCCTCGGGGACCTCACCGGGGTCGCGTGGGTGAGGTGCGGGCCGCGTCGGCGGGCAGCTCGCTGGAGCTGCATGACTTCCGTGCGTACCAGCCCGGAGATGACCTGCGTCAGGTGGACTGGAACGCGGTGGCGCGCACCGGAGATTTGATTCTGCGCGTGCGCCAGGACGAGGTGTCGCCGCGTCTGGAAGTGGTGGTGGACGGCTCGCGCAGCATGGCGCTGTCCGCGTCCAAGGAGGCGCGAGCGCGCGAGGTGGCGCTGCTGACCACGGACGTGGGCGCTCGGCAGGGTCTCTCTCCCACGCTGTGGGTGGCGGGCGCCCGGGCGGAGCGAGTGCAGGGCGGGGCCTGTCGCAGCGCGCTGCGGACCTCGGAGTTCGATGCGCGAGATGACCTGTCCGCCGCGCTGGCGCGACTGCCGCCGCTTCGGCCGTGTGGCGTGCGCGTGGTGGTGAGCGACTTCCTCGTCGAGGTGGACCTGGGCGCGCTGTGCTCGCGATTCGCGCGGGGCGCATCGGCGCTGTTCCTGGTTCAGGTGTTGGACGCGGAGGATCTGGATCCTTCGGGTGGTGAGGGCGCGCGGCTGGTGGACGCGGAGAGCGGTGCGGCGCTGGAGGAGCTGCTGACCGAGTCGGTGCTCGCGGCCTATGCCCGTCGCTTCGCTGCGCATCAGCGAGCCCTGCGGGCCGCGGCTCAACGCGCGCGCGCGACGCTGCTGACCGTGAGCGCGGCGGATCCGTTGGGTGCATCGGTGGCGGGACCGTTGCGCGCGCTGTTCGTGCCCGGAGGTGGCGCGTGA
- a CDS encoding ABC transporter permease codes for MTPSAPATASVPSEPWWVRWGDRLNPLVVKEVRQGLRTRVFWVCFALMLLACLCLSLAAYLQLRDSAVSQQGRTFFYAFFFCLAVAHFFIIPYSAYRSLAREREDETWVLLVLTGLGPRRILRGKVASYLVQAGLYASAAGPFLLFSYYLNGIDLLTILFVLGLAATWLVFLTVVSVCAATLADSRVGRAFMHFALLGGLGASLVTALTSAYGMIEHTGRWMGDTEFLVVVGICLWVMMSYGWLLFEASAARLSLPTENYTLGPRRAVVLQSALSLLCVTCGWLWKDQSFHAAAFAGVMGMVHLAGMGVILSSDAEGQARALRAATRPWSLFRPGAVRGFRLSLALQVGWTAVCFVLTQSSSGSESRIVEFSRALGAMLSYSVLYLSVALLLSRWVSPERFSRSAAVRLVFFCVVALGGAVPPVVASLMDLSSDDPMFNLLNPFIGAKNFSEYSNIDVLPNSMLACVGLLAVLAAFCADRMLVDRERRVHAS; via the coding sequence CTGACACCCTCGGCGCCGGCAACCGCGTCCGTGCCGAGCGAGCCCTGGTGGGTGCGTTGGGGCGATCGCCTCAACCCCCTGGTGGTGAAGGAGGTTCGCCAGGGCCTGCGCACGCGGGTCTTCTGGGTGTGCTTCGCCCTGATGTTGCTGGCGTGCTTGTGCCTGTCGCTGGCGGCGTACCTGCAGCTGCGCGACTCCGCGGTGTCTCAGCAGGGACGCACGTTCTTCTACGCGTTCTTCTTCTGCCTCGCGGTGGCGCACTTCTTCATCATCCCGTACAGCGCCTACCGCTCGTTGGCGCGGGAGCGTGAGGACGAGACGTGGGTGCTCCTGGTGCTGACGGGGCTGGGCCCGCGCCGGATTCTCCGGGGCAAGGTGGCCTCGTATCTGGTGCAGGCGGGGCTGTACGCCTCGGCGGCGGGGCCGTTCCTGCTCTTCAGCTACTACCTCAACGGCATCGACCTCCTCACCATCCTGTTCGTGCTCGGGCTGGCCGCAACGTGGCTCGTGTTCCTCACGGTGGTGTCCGTCTGCGCCGCGACGTTGGCGGACAGCCGAGTGGGGCGCGCCTTCATGCACTTCGCGCTGCTGGGGGGGCTGGGCGCTTCGCTCGTGACGGCGCTGACGTCCGCCTACGGGATGATCGAGCACACCGGCCGATGGATGGGCGACACGGAGTTCCTCGTCGTCGTGGGCATCTGTCTGTGGGTGATGATGTCGTACGGCTGGCTGTTGTTCGAGGCGTCCGCGGCGAGGCTGTCGTTGCCCACGGAGAACTACACGCTCGGGCCGCGCCGGGCGGTGGTGCTTCAGAGCGCCTTGTCCCTGCTGTGCGTCACCTGTGGGTGGCTCTGGAAGGACCAGTCATTCCATGCCGCCGCCTTCGCGGGGGTGATGGGGATGGTCCACCTCGCGGGCATGGGGGTCATCCTCTCCTCCGACGCGGAGGGGCAGGCTCGCGCGCTCCGCGCGGCGACGCGCCCATGGTCTCTCTTCCGACCCGGCGCGGTGCGAGGGTTCCGTCTCTCGCTCGCGCTGCAGGTGGGCTGGACCGCGGTCTGCTTCGTGCTGACGCAATCCTCCTCGGGCTCGGAGTCGCGCATCGTGGAGTTCAGCCGCGCGCTGGGGGCCATGCTGTCGTACAGCGTGCTCTATCTCTCCGTGGCCCTCTTGCTCAGTCGCTGGGTGTCGCCGGAGCGCTTCAGCAGGTCGGCCGCGGTGCGACTGGTCTTCTTCTGCGTGGTGGCGCTGGGGGGCGCGGTGCCGCCCGTCGTGGCCTCGCTGATGGACCTGTCCTCGGACGACCCGATGTTCAACCTGCTCAACCCCTTCATCGGAGCGAAGAACTTCTCGGAGTACTCGAACATCGATGTGCTGCCCAACTCCATGCTCGCGTGCGTGGGGCTCTTGGCGGTGCTGGCCGCATTCTGCGCGGACCGGATGCTGGTGGATCGTGAGCGGCGGGTCCACGCGTCGTGA
- a CDS encoding ABC transporter ATP-binding protein, with translation MSLLEVRNLCRDYGTLRAVDDVSFRLEAGSILGFIGPNGAGKSTTLRILATLDVPSSGEVLLDGTSLVDAPDKARPLIGYMPDRYGTYDDVTVAEFLDFFARAYGLKGAQRTARVSSVMEFTGLTPLAGKLTTALSKGMRQRVALGRTLLHDPRLLLLDEPADGLDPRARIELRELLRALADQGKAVIISSHILTELAEICDTCAIIEQGRLLTTGKVQDLLHPATEAAASVELSLRLAVERDADAEWARAERLLLEQPRVTKVVRDGQALRVRVELAAQSSPAELDAACAVLLSALISAGLPVCAFSPRERNLEDAFMTVTKGRVA, from the coding sequence ATGAGCTTGCTGGAAGTCAGAAACCTGTGCCGCGACTACGGGACGCTGCGCGCGGTGGACGACGTGTCCTTCCGCCTGGAGGCGGGCAGCATCCTCGGGTTCATCGGACCGAACGGCGCGGGAAAGAGCACGACCCTGCGCATCCTGGCGACGCTGGACGTGCCGTCCTCGGGCGAGGTGCTGCTGGATGGCACGTCGCTGGTGGATGCGCCGGACAAGGCCCGGCCGCTCATCGGCTACATGCCGGACCGGTACGGCACCTATGACGACGTCACCGTGGCCGAGTTCCTCGACTTCTTCGCACGGGCCTACGGCCTGAAGGGCGCGCAGCGCACGGCGCGAGTGTCCTCGGTGATGGAGTTCACCGGGCTCACGCCGCTGGCGGGCAAGCTGACCACGGCCCTGTCCAAGGGCATGCGTCAGCGCGTGGCGTTGGGGCGCACGCTGCTCCACGACCCGAGGCTCTTGCTCCTCGACGAGCCCGCGGATGGGTTGGATCCGCGCGCCCGCATCGAGCTGCGCGAGCTGCTGCGCGCGCTGGCGGACCAAGGCAAGGCGGTCATCATCTCCAGCCACATCCTCACGGAGCTGGCGGAGATCTGCGACACCTGCGCCATCATCGAGCAAGGGCGCCTGCTGACCACGGGCAAGGTGCAGGACCTGCTGCACCCGGCGACGGAGGCGGCGGCCTCGGTGGAGTTGTCGCTGCGGCTGGCGGTGGAGCGAGACGCGGATGCGGAGTGGGCGCGAGCCGAGCGGTTGCTCCTGGAGCAGCCGCGCGTGACGAAGGTGGTCCGCGACGGTCAGGCGCTGCGCGTCCGCGTGGAGCTGGCGGCACAATCGAGTCCCGCTGAACTCGACGCGGCCTGCGCGGTGCTGCTCTCCGCGCTGATCTCCGCGGGGCTGCCGGTGTGCGCGTTCAGCCCGCGCGAGCGCAACCTGGAAGATGCCTTCATGACAGTGACGAAGGGGAGGGTCGCGTGA
- a CDS encoding AAA family ATPase encodes MAAELLSPGEVQEAVGAVARLQEGLNQVMLDQPAVVEQVVVAVLARGHVLLEGLPGLGKTELCKALARLLALPFRRIQFTPDLLPGDITGTYVLEGESRRELVFREGPLFASLVLADEINRSSPKTQSALLEAMQERRVTVLGQTRPLPEPFFVLATQNPIELEGTYPLPEAQLDRFLFRIQVPSVGAKTLRALLTTRVRGAPPELSPVLDGPGLERLFAAVDRVHLPGPVADFIGRLVEASDPRQPSAPEPVRRFVRYGASPRAALAMAAAGRALALLNGRPNVGFDDVVAAAPAVLNHRLVLAYEASLEKVSSQDVVSALLQAIPEVPRD; translated from the coding sequence GTGGCAGCCGAGCTACTCAGTCCAGGCGAAGTCCAAGAGGCGGTGGGGGCCGTGGCTCGCCTTCAGGAGGGCCTCAATCAGGTGATGCTCGACCAGCCGGCGGTCGTCGAGCAGGTGGTGGTGGCGGTGCTCGCGCGCGGCCACGTGCTGCTGGAGGGTCTGCCGGGCCTGGGCAAGACGGAGCTGTGCAAGGCGTTGGCGCGGCTGCTCGCGCTGCCCTTCCGCCGCATCCAGTTCACCCCGGACCTCTTGCCCGGCGACATCACCGGCACGTACGTGCTGGAGGGCGAGTCACGCCGCGAGCTGGTCTTCCGCGAAGGCCCGCTGTTCGCCAGCCTCGTGTTGGCGGATGAGATCAACCGCTCCAGTCCCAAGACGCAGTCCGCGCTGCTGGAGGCGATGCAGGAGCGTCGCGTGACGGTGCTCGGCCAGACGCGCCCGCTGCCCGAGCCCTTCTTCGTGCTCGCCACGCAGAACCCTATCGAGTTGGAGGGCACCTATCCCCTGCCAGAGGCCCAGCTCGACCGCTTCCTGTTCCGCATCCAGGTTCCCTCCGTGGGCGCGAAGACGCTGCGCGCGCTGCTCACCACGCGCGTGCGCGGCGCGCCGCCCGAGCTGTCTCCCGTGCTGGATGGACCGGGCCTGGAGCGGCTGTTCGCGGCGGTGGACCGCGTGCATCTGCCGGGGCCGGTGGCGGACTTCATCGGGCGATTGGTGGAGGCGAGCGACCCTCGGCAGCCGAGCGCTCCCGAGCCGGTGCGGCGCTTCGTGCGCTATGGCGCGAGCCCGCGCGCCGCGCTGGCCATGGCCGCGGCGGGACGCGCGCTCGCGCTGCTCAATGGGCGGCCCAACGTGGGCTTCGATGACGTGGTGGCCGCGGCCCCCGCCGTGCTCAACCACCGGCTGGTGCTCGCGTATGAGGCCTCGCTGGAGAAGGTGTCCTCACAGGACGTGGTGAGCGCGCTGCTCCAGGCGATCCCCGAGGTCCCGCGTGACTAG